Sequence from the Saccharomonospora amisosensis genome:
GCCGCGGCCGACGAGGCGCAGGGCAGGATCGACAACAACAACGGCACGCAGGGCCACCGGGTCAACCTTGGCCATGGCTACGCGGGCATGAAAACGGTGCTGTTCAAACTGGATCTGGACGGCGGCAACTCGTTGCGGTCCTACTGCGTGGAGATCGATGTGCCCATTGATCCCAAGCGGTCCATGCAGGAACGGCCGTGGGACGAGTTCCCCAACCCGGACTCGCCGTTCCACGAGAACCGGAACGAGATCAACTGGGTGCTGCACCACGGCTACCCCGCCAGCGACCTGGACGCGCTCGCGGGGGTGCTGACCGAACAGGGCGCCGAACTCCATGACGGTCTGGACCAGAAGGAAGCCATCGCGGCGACCCAAGCCGCCGTGTGGCACTACAGCGACGGCAAGAACCTCGACCGCGACAACCCGGTGAAGGGTGACGACGCCGACGCCGACGCGGACGTGCTCGCGCTCTACGACTACCTCACCGGTGAGGCCAACGTCGGCATCGGCGAGCAGCCCGCCCCCGCCCTCGAACTGACTCCCGAGGAGATCGCGGGCAACGCGGGCGAGCGGCTCGGGCCGTTCACCGTCTCCACGACCGGTGACATCACCGGCCTCAGCAGCGAGCTGCCGGAGGGCGTGACGCTGACCGACTCCGAGGGCAACGAACTCGACGGCGGCGATATCGCCGACGGCACCGAGATCTACGTCGACGTGCCCGCCGACGCGCAGGACGGGGAAGGTTCCTTCGAACTC
This genomic interval carries:
- a CDS encoding Cys-Gln thioester bond-forming surface protein, which produces MRSRRGRTGSKGAARFGAVVAGVSIAALLGGVPAAADEAQGRIDNNNGTQGHRVNLGHGYAGMKTVLFKLDLDGGNSLRSYCVEIDVPIDPKRSMQERPWDEFPNPDSPFHENRNEINWVLHHGYPASDLDALAGVLTEQGAELHDGLDQKEAIAATQAAVWHYSDGKNLDRDNPVKGDDADADADVLALYDYLTGEANVGIGEQPAPALELTPEEIAGNAGERLGPFTVSTTGDITGLSSELPEGVTLTDSEGNELDGGDIADGTEIYVDVPADAQDGEGSFELQASAHLDTGRLFVSENYDRKPAQSLIVAASQRTKLTAGAGVQWQAAPQPTSPPETTTPEAPSTTSQVAAPPTTEAPVSPQASEDFLAQTGFSALTPILIGVGLVGAGVAALLLQRRRKNA